GACTATCTCACTTCCATTTGATTTGTTATTCTAAAGCAGTATGTTGGCTGCTTTCCAGCAATGTACCTGGTCTCATTTGTTTGGTATCTCATATTTGTAATTGTGTCTGAGTCCTGAATTGTACAGATGTCACCATGTAACTATTCGACTTTTAGTTGTTACGGACTTCAGATTTAAGTATTTGCAAATGCCATGGTCAAGTTTTACGAGTTCTTGCACTACAATACCTCCACATATCACTTTAGTGCAGATGTGGGCCTTAGCGATATAGAGGTGCATCTTTAGTCCACCATAGCTAAGGAAAttaatagtataattttttttttatgaaatcAAACTCTATACTCAACAGTGCTTTTTCTCCCTGATTCATAAAAGaatgcttgtttgtttaaagaCTGGAGTGTAATTTATGGGATATTATAGGTGGGATGAATCTCACTCTGAGCTATTTGGATGTTGCCTTTCTTTAACATTTTTAGGGAGTAATCTTTGTAGTTTGTTATCTATGATTCTTCTTTAATAAACCTTATCTTATCATCTTGCCTGTTTTCTTTCTTTCTCTCGCTTGCTGCATGCACAGAttgagaagatggaaatagaggAGAAGAAAAAGCTTGAAGAAGAAGATGTAGTTAGGCTACTGAAGCAGAAAGAATCTAGTGATAGTCAGGTCATAACACTCAAGGAAGAACTAGACTTGACAAAAAAGACTTATGAGAAACATTGCTTTCAACTGGAAACCCAGGCGAAAGAAGCTAATGTTGAGTTGCAGAATAAGATAGTTGAGCTGGAGGGTCTTTTGGCTGATTCAAGGAAGAAGGTGGAAGAGCATCAGGCATCTGTACAATCAAAATATAGGAGATGGAAAAGGAAAGAACTTGGCTATAAGAGCTTCCTAGATTTTAACTCTGGATCCCTGCAGGTTTTTGCTAGATTAGTATATAAGGAtcatgattttataatttttgtgGGTTATATAATCTTATAATATGTTATGCCTTTTCAGGATTTAAGGATGCTTTCTAACTCCTTGAAGCAAGAGATTCGGAAGAtacaaaattttcatatggaggAAATCAATCACCTAGGTACCCTCAATAGCCTAGTAGTATGTTGAATCATTTTACATCCATTGTACTTTCTGgtatataattatcttaatttttCTTATCTTTTTAACAGGATTGAAGCTTACGAACCTGGTTGAGGCTGCTCAGAATTATCATGCGGTTCTAGAAGAAAATAGGAAGCTGTACAACGAAGTCCAAGATTTGAAAGGTTTTTTGATTTCTTTAACTATCATTGTCGAAGTTTATACTCACAATAATTCTATGtaagatatttgaattttttttttttggcAGGAAATATTAGGGTTTATTGTAGGATCAGGCCATTTCTTTCTGGACAAAGTCGGAAACAGACCACCATTGAGTATATGGGCGAAAATGGTGATTTGGTGGTCAAGAATCCATCAAAACAAGGAAAGGCCGGTCACAGGCTCttcaagtttaataaagtttTTGGTCCTGCTGCAAGTCAAGGTATCACTAAACTTGCTCAAGAAAATTTGAGCCAGTTTTTAAATAAATCCAGTTAATACAGATGTAAGTTTGACTTCTGAAATTCATAACTTATAATAATATATCTTGGCAGAGGAGGTTTTTCTAGACACCCAACAATTAATTCGGTCAGTTCTAGATGGATACAATGTTTGTATATTCGCATACGGCCAAACAGGTTCTGGAAAGACTTACACAATGGTATGTTTATTGGATCCAATCATAAATCACCTGTTGACAAGTTTTTTATTAAAGATATTCCATGTGTCCGATATGTTTCCTCGAAGCATATGCTATAATTTTTTGTTTCTTTTGCAGACAGGGCCAAATTTATCATCCAAAGTGGATTGGGGAGTCAATTATAGAGCCCTGAACGACCTCTTCCATCTGTCACAGAGCAGAAAAAGCTCAATCACGTATGATGTTAGTGTCCAAATGGTGGAAATATACAATGAACAAGTGCGTGATTTGTTAACGGGAAACAATCAACAAAAAAAATATCCTTCACCCATGCATTTTGAATTAACACTAGTTCTGTTTTACTCAAATCTTCCCCAAAGTTTTTTTGTTTAGCATCAAATAGACATAAAAGTGCAATCCTAGTTTTCTTTAACTTGCAACACCCTAGGGATTTGGAATTCTACTCAACCAAATGGTTTGGCGGTACCTGATGCCAGCATGCACCCCGTGAAATCAACTTCGGATGTCCTAGAACTAATGAATATTGGATTGATGAATAGGGCTGTTGGTGCTACAGCCTTAAATGAAAGAAGTAGCCGATCTCATAGGTACATATAAGTGCAATCCTATATTCTCTGGAGTTACAGTTAATATTTGCTAGATCATTAAATGTTCTCGCATCCCCAAGCCTTATGTTGTTTCCCATTGTTGCAGTGTTCTTAGTGTTCATGTTCGAGGTATGGATTTGAAGACCAACACTATTCTGCGTGGTAATTTGCATCTTGTAGATCTTGCTGGGAGTGAACGTGTCGATCGTTCTGAAGCCACTGGGGACAGGCTACGGGAAGCGCAACATATAAATAAATCATTATCTGCCCTAGGTGATGTGATATTTGCTTTGGCACAAAAAAGCCCGCACGTGCCATATCGAAACAGCAAATTAACTCAAGTACTTCAAAGCTCTTTGGGTAATTACTTAGAAAATTACCACGCATCTGGTTTTTACTTCTAAGAAAATGTGATGTAATGAAATTTTAAAGTATGGTAGATCAATATGTTTGTTACTTTGTTCATTGTCGTTATCTTTCTCACTTACTTTTTCCATGATGTACTCTATAGGTGGGCAGGCAAAGACACTTATGTTTGTGCAGCTCAATCCTGATGTTGAATCCTACTCTGAAACCATCAGTACACTAAAGTTTGCTGAGAGAGTGTCAGGTGTTGAGTTAGGTGCAGCCCAGAGCAACAAAGAGGGAAGGGGTGTAAGAGAACTTATGGAGCAGGTTAGCTAATTCGCTATTTTCTGTGATATCTTTTCTAGAAGAAAATACGGGCAAGAAACTTGTAAGCACATTAGGTTTCTTCCTGAGTCTCATGGGTATGGTAACGATGTGTCTAACATGGTTCAAGGAAATTGGTGAACTTTATAAGTTCATGTTAGCTTACGAAAATAAGATTTCAGGGCTGCAGTTCTTCAAAATTGATGTAACTATGGATAGGTGGTCCTCGCTAAATTTGTTTCCCGGTTCCTCTGCATATAGTTTCACTTGTTAATCTTGTGCCTTTTTCTGTTGATGTTTATAGGTTGCAGTTTTGAAGGATGCAGTTGCAAGGAAGGATGAAGAGATTAGCCTTCTACTGGATAAGGCCAACTTAAGTGCTGAGAAACGTGCTTTGAGCTTACCTAGTCTTGGGTCTTCCTCTCCCAGAAGACACTCCATAGGCACTCCAAGGCCTAGCCGGAGAATATCAGGTGGTAAAAGTCCCAAAGTTATTGGAAAAACAGCTTCAGATATAGATAAGAGTTCAGAGTACAGTGACAAACATTCTGAAGCAGATTCTCCGCTTTCAGATGACTTAAGACAGCACAAGGAGTTTTTCGAGCAATCAAAGCCTGCTGCAGAAAATACTACTCTAGGTCTTACTGAAGAAGTTGTATCAAGACTTCCTTCAGTACATAAAGGTCATTACACTAATGATGAATTTGAACTCCTTGGATTTGGGGATGCAGATTCTGAGGAGAGATTAAGTGATATATCAGACGGTGTTCTCTCCATGGCAACAGAAACTGATGGTTCAATTGCCAGTATTGTAGAATATACTCTCTTTCCTGAAACTTCAGTATTATCATCAGAGGTTATAGCAGAAAAGCACAGAACTACCAGCCGAGATTTTAGTAGAGAGCGTAAAGCCACCAGCTGAGAAGTGAGTGTTGCATATTATTGAACTTGTCATCTTCACTAATTTGTCAGATTTTGTTCAGTGAAACTAAAAACACATGTGCCCTTTCCCTGCCCTCTCATCTTTGTAAAATGTCAAATACTTGGTAGAACCTCTTATAATCTTCAATAGCAAGTACATTCAATGCGTTATTTACTGTCCTAAAGTTATGCATCTTTTTTTATTAAATCTTATCATGTTCATATCTCAGGCCCAGTGTGTCAGCTAGACTTCCAAGACCCTGAAAAAAAGCCATCACAAGGATCGTCTCGCGTGTCATCAACTAGAAGCTCCTCGAAAGTCTTgccaagtattcatctatattCCTTTCGAAACATAGTCTTTGTATTAAGTTATTaacattttccacttcatcacTGCGGCGGGGGAAATTTTCTGTTATTGGTATATTGCTCAAGGTTTTTTACAGCCTACGCTTTTTTTGCTGTGGGCTGTATTTGACCTAGTACTTCTCTTGGACTCATTTGCAGTAGTAGAAACTATATATCTGAATATGATTCCTTCCCTCTTCTCTCTATGTTCTTCAGGTTCTAAAAAAGCAGCGACTGGTAGTTCCTCCATTCACAAGTCAAACAGCGCATCCTCTTTACTCAAGTCCAGCAGGCGGCGTTTGTGAAGCAAGAGAAGTTTTAGGATTGATTAGGTTTCTGTATTGGCTTTCATTCCTCCTGAAAGCATGAACTCATTTGGTGAAAAtgatgtaaaatttacattagtAGCAGTAGTATTACTAGACATGCCAAGTGTGTGGAAATGCAAGTGAAAAGTAGATTATCATATATTAGCATGCATGGGAACATGCTAAATTGTAGACAACTTTTAACACCAAATTTGGGCATATATTTTGATGATATGATTTACATCTTGAACTTCAGTCCATTTTACTTTACTGTTAAGTAGTACTCACTCAGTCCAGGATGGTCCATCAATTACTATCCCTCTTTTATGATCTTCCAAAATTGATTACACCTCCTAATATTCAGAATATAGATCTAGTATTTTCATGTACATTTCCAATAAATTTTGGTAGGTTTTGATAATTTCTTGAATATTTTCATCTTCATCTTTCTTCTTCTTGTCTTCCTTCTTTATGATTTCTTTCATCTTCTCATAAACCTTGttcacaacttctttcttcttatCATCCTCCTTTGACTTCTTCCTTGTCATCTTCCTTTTTTCTCTCTGCCTCTTTATAACAGCATTTTTTCTACCCGCACTTTTTCTCGGAGAACAACAGTTTTTAACCGCACTTCCAAACGGAAACCAGGCTACATTAGTAAACATGTCAAGTGAAAAGTAGATTATCATATATGAAGGGTGGTTGTACTAGAGGTGGCCAAACGGGCGGGTCGGCTCGCCCCGACTCGCCCTTTTATTCGTCTAAAATCGATTCGTCTCGGGCCGATTTCAACTCGGCACGAACCGTAAAAGTTAACGAGGCGTTCACGAGTTCAGAATTTTGAATCGTAAATCGGCACGGCACGGTTCGGAAATTCGGCACGACACTAGCTCGTCTTGGCACGCGCAATCAGCCCGCCAACTCGCCTCGGTTCGTACATACACCTACAATAAAATACACAAAGTGCAATGAACCTCACCTCTCTATATTCTTATATCTGTTTTATTCATTCCAAATTTATATAGTGTTTGTCAAAATATGAGTATATATTCTAAATTTATTATAGAAAATTGagtaaaataatttgaaattaaatatttgtgatattatgattatatttatattaatttttttaataataattaagaATTAAATATTTTCTATTCTTTTAATATCTTTATATTACAAGATTTTTCAATACTAATTTTCAGAAAATGATGTGGAGAAAAAGGTGGTTGCTTGGTGCTTGTTCCATACATTTCACGTTAGGAAAATCAACTTTTTTTCTCATTTTTCAAGTTTTGTCAACAAATAAACATGCCTACTAGACTTCAGATTAAAAATAATATACACACAACTCGTCTGGCTCGCCCCGCCCCGAACAGCCGAGCACTTTATCCACACGCCTGCCACCTGCAAATCTATACACTTCACCGGCTCGTGTAACTCGTGTAACCCGCGAGCCGTACACGGACTCAATTATCTCGAATCGGCCCGAACTCGGCACGGCTCGTCAACTTATATGTGCCGTTCACGAGTTCAGAGGTAGCCAAACCGGCCCGGTGAGAAACCGGCACGGCTCGCCCAGACCCGCTCGTTTAGCCACCTCTAGGTTGTACTGCCAGTTGTTGATTAAATCCCTCTATTCGCTCCCTTTATAGCATATTAGCATGCATGGGAACATGCTAAATTGTAGACACAACTTTTGACACCAAATTTGGGCATATATTTTgataatataatttatttatctTGAACTTCTATTATTTCACTTTATTAAGTAGTACCCACTCGATCCCGGTAGTCTCTTAATATTTTTGTTCTTGAGATAACAAAAagatattaatatttttttatttaataaaatgataGTTTTCGctaaatttgtttttattattttatatgttTTGAAATCCAGCTAAATTATATGAGATtttgaaagaattttttaaaatccaaaactCCGATGAACTTAAAttttactccctctgtcccaatttatctgtcttgtttgactTTTTACGGTCAAATTGACTCAATTTTGACTGAAAATTTCACATAGTGGATTATCgaaagtatttaaaaattaaGGATGTTTAATGTACTAAAATATGtatttttcagtttttcaaaataatgaaaaaataAGTTTTCATTTACGGTCAAAGTTCAGTCAATTTGACCATAAAATATCAAACAAGACATATAAATTGGGATGGAGGGATTACATCAAATTCACTAAATACATCCTAAAACTAGAATCAACAATAATCTTCAAAAATCCCTCATAATCttccaaaatttcaaaaatccatcAATTATTATCCCTCTTTTATGATCTTCCAAAATTGATTACACCTCCTCATATTTAGATTCA
This sequence is a window from Apium graveolens cultivar Ventura chromosome 9, ASM990537v1, whole genome shotgun sequence. Protein-coding genes within it:
- the LOC141684238 gene encoding LOW QUALITY PROTEIN: kinesin-like protein KIN-14J (The sequence of the model RefSeq protein was modified relative to this genomic sequence to represent the inferred CDS: deleted 1 base in 1 codon), yielding MNSRSEAVSSENTESNGSNEALLGVDDLKGSIEGPLTAALNFGNKSRDLSRLMVGYFADVSATEISELLKLNNIENASTRSLFNVAKKILDENIERKNGDIPNRVASLLKVVVQEMDQRFLRQCEDLRKQKSTFKCREEKLQKKITVLETLATGTTEENEVVLNQLQKIKIEKMEIEEKKKLEEEDVVRLLKQKESSDSQVITLKEELDLTKKTYEKHCFQLETQAKEANVELQNKIVELEGLLADSRKKVEEHQASVQSKYRRWKRKELGYKSFLDFNSGSLQDLRMLSNSLKQEIRKIQNFHMEEINHLGLKLTNLVEAAQNYHAVLEENRKLYNEVQDLKGNIRVYCRIRPFLSGQSRKQTTIEYMGENGDLVVKNPSKQGKAGHRLFKFNKVFGPAASQEEVFLDTQQLIRSVLDGYNVCIFAYGQTGSGKTYTMTGPNLSSKVDWGVNYRALNDLFHLSQSRKSSITYDVSVQMVEIYNEQVRDLLTGNNQQKNLGIWNSTQPNGLAVPDASMHPVKSTSDVLELMNIGLMNRAVGATALNERSSRSHSVLSVHVRGMDLKTNTILRGNLHLVDLAGSERVDRSEATGDRLREAQHINKSLSALGDVIFALAQKSPHVPYRNSKLTQVLQSSLGGQAKTLMFVQLNPDVESYSETISTLKFAERVSGVELGAAQSNKEGRGVRELMEQVAVLKDAVARKDEEISLLLDKANLSAEKRALSLPSLGSSSPRRHSIGTPRPSRRISGGKSPKVIGKTASDIDKSSEYSDKHSEADSPLSDDLRQHKEFFEQSKPAAENTTLGLTEEVVSRLPSVHKGHYTNDEFELLGFGDADSEERLSDISDGVLSMATETDGSIASIVEYTLFPETSVLSSEVIAEKHRTTSRDFSRERKATS